A genome region from Labrus mixtus chromosome 9, fLabMix1.1, whole genome shotgun sequence includes the following:
- the LOC132980171 gene encoding interferon-induced protein with tetratricopeptide repeats 1-like — protein sequence MSAAQSQTTLKSLQCHFTWDLDRRRSRLLLLRDKMEDIRTEEGNRWLGHIYNLWGFIQYKLGFNKEAKSLFQKAAETLNQLRNADEGPWLVVNYGNLAWLHHHLGDQAESQACLSKVDALMENYPSPSQDEHHPEIYAEKAWALMFLRGDMTLVVDYFEKATRMQPDMVEWNTSYVLALVKNTSLDPDLLEKMRQAKEQDPENLYLAVLYLKQRADEGENIRDEVQEIARWVFGTPVCSYDCVRELFRVYQKHLGVDKTIVLAEEALRRHPDQRYLKRRAAHSYRNKILQTRVAHLKPGVMDKAISLHEEVISLYPHSSLLLVKADLATIHAKSRHSMARAKQIFQELLESDLEPGDKQVLYNKYAKFLNFHLNDLHGSIQYHMNAAAIPEESYFRKDSIRILEQTKDRDKMCREIEEFLRNLQEPRQ from the exons ATGAG TGCTGCTCAGAGTCAAACCACACTGAAGTCGCTGCAGTGCCACTTCACCTGGGACCTGGACCGCAGAAGGTCAAGACTATTACTTCTCAGGGACAAGATGGAAGACATCCGCACAGAGGAGGGAAACCGATGGCTGGGCCACATTTACAACCTGTGGGGGTTCATTCAGTATAAGCTGGGGTTCAATAAAGAGGCTAAGAGTTTGTTCCAGAAGGCTGCAGAGACCCTCAACCAGCTGAGAAACGCAGATGAGGGTCCTTGGTTAGTGGTGAACTACGGGAACCTGGCCTGGCTGCACCACCACCTGGGAGATCAAGCAGAGAGTCAGGCTTGCCTGTCAAAGGTTGATGCCCTGATGGAAAACTACCCATCTCCATCCCAGGACGAGCACCATCCAGAGATCTACGCTGAAAAAGCCTGGGCCCTGATGTTCTTAAGAGGAGACATGACACTGGTTGTTGATTACTTTGAGAAAGCTACCAGGATGCAGCCGGACATGGTGGAGTGGAACACCAGCTATGTCTTAGCATTAGTCAAGAACACAAGTCTGGACCCTGACCTCTTGGAGAAAATGAGACAAGCCAAGGAACAGGATCCAGAGAACTTGTACCTCGCTGTTCTCTACCTTAAGCAACGTGCTGATGAAGGAGAAAACATTCGAGATGAAGTCCAAGAGATAGCCAGATGGGTTTTTGGAACTCCCGTCTGTAGCTACGATTGCGTGAGAGAATTATTTAGGGTTTACCAAAAGCATTTAGGTGTGGATAAGACCATTGTTTTGGCAGAAGAGGCTCTGCGAAGACATCCAGATCAGCGTTATCTGAAGAGACGTGCTGCACACTCCTACAGAAACAAGATTTTGCAAACCAGGGTGGCCCACCTAAAACCAGGCGTGATGGACAAAGCCATCAGTCTCCACGAGGAGGTGATCTCTCTCTACCCTCACTCTTCGCTCCTCCTGGTGAAAGCTGACCTTGCAACTATCCATGCAAAGTCACGTCACAGCATGGCCAGAGCTAAGCAGATATTTCAGGAGCTGCTGGAAAGTGATCTGGAACCTGGAGACAAACAGGTGCTGTACAACAAATACGCAAAGTTCTTAAACTTTCATCTAAATGATCTCCATGGGTCGATACAGtatcacatgaatgcagcagcaaTACCAGAAGAATCCTACTTCCGTAAGGACAGCATCCGAATCCTGGAGCAGactaaagacagagacaaaatgtgcagagaaatagaggagtttCTCAGAAACCTGCAAGAGCCAAGGCAGTAG